One genomic window of Anticarsia gemmatalis isolate Benzon Research Colony breed Stoneville strain chromosome 23, ilAntGemm2 primary, whole genome shotgun sequence includes the following:
- the LOC142983038 gene encoding uncharacterized protein LOC142983038 isoform X1 — protein MIGNTANIIVHVLIAVNIRVSQSCPQGELGDVKAAYKSGEINDQTGPITLDKIKSKLKQSEIFDWQDPTLTDREKKEMGKLFDAVELMTTSRSRQPANVQTLFSSLRLVERVVKKQLKEGQISETLAAKFDWDKLSHRSRRDKPSYLLDKTTNMRMFNTNKNTIV, from the exons ATGATCGGAAACACTGCTAATATTATTGTTCATGTACT aatcgCTGTTAACATTCGAGTAAGTCAGTCATG TCCACAAGGCGAGCTAGGCGACGTGAAAGCGGCATACAAATCAGGCGAGATCAACGATCAAACCGGGCCTATAACTCTGGACAAGATAAAGAGCAAGCTCAAACAGAGCGAGATATTTGACTGGCAAGACCCCACGCTCACTGATAGGGAGAAGAAAGAAATGGGGAAGCTGTTTGATGCTGTTGAGCTTATG ACCACATCCCGCAGCCGTCAGCCGGCGAACGTTCAAACATTGTTCTCATCGCTACGACTAGTCGAGAGAGTAGtcaaaaaacaattgaaagaGGGACAAATCTCTGAAACTTTGGCTGCTAAATTCGACTGGGATAAGCT caGCCACCGGAGCAGGCGGGACAAACCTTCATACCTACTAGACAAAACGACAAACATGAGAATGTTCAACACTAACAAGAATACtattgtataa
- the LOC142983038 gene encoding uncharacterized protein LOC142983038 isoform X2: MIGNTANIIVHVLIAVNIRVSQSCPQGELGDVKAAYKSGEINDQTGPITLDKIKSKLKQSEIFDWQDPTLTDREKKEMGKLFDAVELMTTSRSRQPANVQTLFSSLRLVERVVKKQLKEGQISETLAAKFDWDKLHRSRRDKPSYLLDKTTNMRMFNTNKNTIV; this comes from the exons ATGATCGGAAACACTGCTAATATTATTGTTCATGTACT aatcgCTGTTAACATTCGAGTAAGTCAGTCATG TCCACAAGGCGAGCTAGGCGACGTGAAAGCGGCATACAAATCAGGCGAGATCAACGATCAAACCGGGCCTATAACTCTGGACAAGATAAAGAGCAAGCTCAAACAGAGCGAGATATTTGACTGGCAAGACCCCACGCTCACTGATAGGGAGAAGAAAGAAATGGGGAAGCTGTTTGATGCTGTTGAGCTTATG ACCACATCCCGCAGCCGTCAGCCGGCGAACGTTCAAACATTGTTCTCATCGCTACGACTAGTCGAGAGAGTAGtcaaaaaacaattgaaagaGGGACAAATCTCTGAAACTTTGGCTGCTAAATTCGACTGGGATAAGCT CCACCGGAGCAGGCGGGACAAACCTTCATACCTACTAGACAAAACGACAAACATGAGAATGTTCAACACTAACAAGAATACtattgtataa